In one Limosilactobacillus oris genomic region, the following are encoded:
- the atpF gene encoding F0F1 ATP synthase subunit B produces MFVNNVLAESNSLYVGDLIFYIVTFIILMLLVKHFAWGPVTDMMKKRADKIASDIDNAAKSRESAEKMAAKRQAELQNSRQEAADIVNNAKKSAETQRAQIVEAAQNDAQALKQQAQQDAEQARRDALNGAKDDVANLSIEIASKLIQKELKADDQKELIDSYIEGLVDHES; encoded by the coding sequence ATGTTTGTGAACAATGTGTTAGCTGAATCAAACAGTTTATACGTTGGTGACCTGATTTTCTACATTGTCACCTTCATTATCCTGATGTTGCTGGTCAAGCACTTCGCTTGGGGCCCAGTTACTGACATGATGAAGAAGCGGGCTGACAAGATTGCCAGTGATATCGACAATGCTGCCAAGTCCCGCGAGAGTGCGGAAAAGATGGCCGCTAAGCGCCAAGCAGAACTGCAAAATTCACGTCAAGAAGCTGCTGACATTGTCAACAATGCCAAGAAGTCAGCTGAAACACAACGAGCACAAATTGTTGAGGCAGCACAAAACGATGCTCAAGCACTGAAGCAACAAGCGCAGCAAGATGCTGAACAAGCACGGCGTGACGCGTTGAATGGTGCTAAGGATGACGTTGCAAACTTATCTATTGAGATTGCTTCCAAACTCATCCAAAAAGAATTAAAGGCAGACGATCAAAAAGAATTGATCGACTCCTACATCGAAGGGTTGGTAGATCATGAGTCTTGA
- the murA gene encoding UDP-N-acetylglucosamine 1-carboxyvinyltransferase has translation MEKIIIKGGRPLRGKVTVEGSKNAVLPLQAAAILAVQGTVTLNHVPPVTDVRLMNRLLRFLNLKTAYGEKQRQLVINGSVPLSSEAPFEYVNQMRASLLVMGPLLARTGQVRIALPGGCSIGARPIDLHLAGLRKLGATIKQDAGFIDARCDHLVGSRIILDFPSVGATENLMMAATMAEGITTIENAACEPEIVELANLLNKMGGRVHGAGSKVIRVQGVYYLHGAEYTVAPDRIEAGTWMLAAAVTNGDIIVQNAAAAYNTSLIAKLEEMGVTVIKQEDGIRVLGTSVLIPANVKAMPYPGFPTDLQPQMTVLQLLANGTSTMEEHVFEQRFNHLEELRRMNADFQIAGSVAILDGPTHFSGAEVAATDLRAGAALVLAGLAATGITQVRNPQCLDRGYYDFYQKLHQLGAQIDRLDVKEKFKIKPEQPRQENKGSEPE, from the coding sequence ATGGAAAAGATAATTATTAAGGGTGGCCGACCGTTACGGGGGAAGGTCACCGTTGAGGGCTCAAAAAATGCTGTATTGCCGCTGCAAGCGGCGGCAATCCTGGCGGTCCAGGGAACCGTCACCTTAAATCACGTTCCTCCGGTCACCGATGTCCGGCTGATGAACCGCCTGCTTCGTTTCCTCAACCTCAAGACGGCTTACGGGGAAAAGCAGCGCCAACTGGTCATCAACGGGAGTGTCCCCCTGTCCTCGGAAGCCCCGTTTGAATACGTTAACCAGATGCGGGCGTCGCTGTTGGTAATGGGACCACTATTGGCTCGGACCGGGCAGGTCCGGATTGCTTTGCCGGGGGGCTGTTCGATCGGTGCGCGGCCAATTGATCTCCACCTGGCGGGGTTGCGCAAACTCGGGGCCACCATCAAGCAGGATGCTGGCTTTATTGATGCTCGCTGTGACCACCTGGTAGGCTCCCGGATTATCCTCGACTTTCCTAGTGTGGGGGCGACGGAAAACCTGATGATGGCGGCAACGATGGCCGAGGGAATTACGACCATTGAAAACGCCGCTTGTGAACCGGAAATCGTGGAATTGGCTAACCTGCTTAATAAGATGGGCGGCCGGGTGCACGGAGCTGGGAGCAAGGTTATTCGGGTTCAGGGAGTCTACTACCTCCACGGTGCGGAATATACGGTCGCACCAGACCGGATTGAGGCGGGGACCTGGATGCTGGCTGCGGCGGTAACCAATGGTGACATTATCGTGCAAAACGCGGCTGCTGCCTACAACACCTCTTTGATTGCTAAGCTGGAAGAAATGGGTGTGACGGTGATTAAGCAGGAAGACGGTATCCGCGTCTTGGGAACGTCTGTCCTGATTCCAGCAAATGTTAAGGCAATGCCCTATCCGGGGTTTCCAACCGATTTGCAGCCACAAATGACCGTTCTCCAGTTGCTGGCAAACGGTACCAGTACAATGGAAGAACACGTCTTTGAGCAGCGCTTTAACCACTTAGAAGAGTTGCGCCGGATGAACGCGGACTTCCAAATCGCGGGCTCAGTTGCAATCCTTGACGGCCCGACCCACTTTAGCGGGGCGGAGGTGGCCGCGACGGACCTCCGTGCTGGAGCAGCCTTAGTCCTGGCCGGTTTAGCGGCGACGGGAATTACCCAGGTGCGCAATCCCCAGTGTCTGGACCGGGGCTACTACGATTTTTATCAGAAACTTCACCAGCTGGGTGCCCAGATTGACCGGTTAGATGTTAAAGAGAAGTTTAAAATCAAGCCAGAACAGCCGCGTCAGGAAAACAAGGGCAGTGAGCCGGAGTAA
- the atpE gene encoding F0F1 ATP synthase subunit C, which yields MALGAIAAGLAAMGAAIGGGIGDGILIGHTVDSIARQPELQSRLQATMFIGVGLIEAMPIIAIVIGFLVMNK from the coding sequence ATGGCATTAGGTGCAATTGCTGCAGGACTCGCTGCTATGGGTGCCGCTATCGGTGGTGGTATTGGTGATGGTATCTTAATCGGTCACACTGTTGACAGTATCGCTCGTCAACCAGAATTACAAAGTCGTTTACAAGCAACGATGTTCATCGGTGTTGGTTTGATTGAAGCCATGCCAATCATCGCGATCGTTATCGGCTTCCTTGTTATGAACAAGTAA
- the atpD gene encoding F0F1 ATP synthase subunit beta, with amino-acid sequence MSSGKVVQVIGPVVDVEFPLDEKLPEINDALKIKESDDKTLTTEVALELGDGVVRTIAMDGTDGLQRGMEVENTGASISVPVGDDTLGRVFNVLGEPVDNGPEFGPDAKRMPIHRDAPKYDELNNNTEILETGIKVIDLLAPYVRGGKIGLFGGAGVGKTVLIQELIHNIAQGHNGISVFTGVGERTREGNDMYYEMKASGVLEKTAMVYGQMNEPPGARMRVALTGLTIAEYFRDVKGQDVLLFIDNIFRFTQAGSEVSALLGRIPSAVGYQPTLATEMGQLQERITSTKKGSITSIQAVYVPADDYTDPAPATTFAHLDATTNLERRLTQIGIYPAVDPLESTSTALTPEIVGKEHYEVATQVQHVLQRYHELQDIISILGMDELSDEEKTIVARARRIQNFLSQSFSVAEQFTGTPGKYVPLKDTVKGFKAILDGKYDDLPEEAFRLVGTIDDAVEKAKKLKADADTDDANN; translated from the coding sequence ATGAGTTCTGGTAAAGTTGTACAAGTTATCGGACCTGTTGTCGATGTTGAATTCCCCTTAGACGAAAAACTTCCTGAAATTAATGACGCGTTAAAGATCAAGGAAAGTGATGACAAGACCTTAACGACTGAAGTTGCCCTGGAATTGGGTGACGGTGTCGTGCGGACGATTGCCATGGACGGAACCGATGGTCTGCAACGGGGCATGGAAGTAGAAAACACTGGCGCATCAATTAGTGTGCCAGTTGGTGATGATACTCTGGGACGAGTATTTAACGTCTTAGGTGAACCAGTTGACAATGGACCGGAATTTGGCCCTGATGCAAAGCGGATGCCTATTCACCGTGACGCACCAAAATACGACGAATTAAACAACAACACGGAAATCCTGGAAACCGGGATCAAGGTTATTGACCTGCTGGCTCCATATGTTCGTGGTGGTAAGATTGGTCTGTTCGGTGGTGCCGGTGTTGGTAAGACCGTTTTGATTCAGGAATTGATTCACAATATTGCCCAAGGCCACAATGGTATTTCTGTCTTCACGGGTGTTGGTGAACGGACCCGTGAAGGTAACGATATGTACTACGAAATGAAGGCCTCCGGGGTTCTGGAAAAGACGGCCATGGTTTATGGTCAGATGAACGAACCGCCTGGTGCCCGGATGCGGGTTGCCCTGACTGGTTTGACGATTGCGGAATACTTCCGTGATGTGAAGGGCCAAGACGTGCTCTTGTTCATCGATAACATTTTCCGGTTTACCCAAGCCGGTTCAGAAGTTTCTGCCCTCCTGGGGCGGATTCCTTCTGCCGTTGGTTACCAACCAACGCTGGCTACTGAAATGGGACAGTTGCAGGAACGGATTACTTCTACTAAGAAGGGGTCCATTACGTCAATCCAGGCCGTTTACGTGCCTGCCGATGACTACACCGACCCAGCTCCTGCAACGACTTTCGCCCACTTGGACGCTACGACCAACCTGGAACGGCGGCTGACCCAAATCGGGATTTACCCAGCCGTGGATCCACTTGAATCAACCTCAACTGCGCTGACTCCAGAAATCGTTGGTAAGGAACATTACGAAGTTGCCACCCAGGTTCAACACGTTCTTCAACGGTACCATGAATTGCAAGACATCATCTCTATCTTGGGGATGGATGAATTGTCCGATGAAGAAAAGACGATTGTTGCCCGGGCACGGCGGATTCAAAACTTCCTTTCCCAGAGTTTCAGTGTCGCTGAACAGTTCACGGGGACTCCCGGTAAGTACGTTCCATTAAAGGATACTGTTAAGGGCTTCAAGGCCATTCTTGATGGTAAGTATGATGACCTGCCAGAAGAAGCATTCCGGCTGGTCGGAACGATTGATGATGCTGTCGAAAAAGCAAAGAAATTAAAGGCAGACGCTGACACAGACGACGCAAACAACTAA
- a CDS encoding DUF1146 family protein codes for MTGIHALLEIIVQFIFIWLAFTAIQGFHVERLFKRPPRTLPLAIVLLSTAIGFLCANFFLGILTAIGNLTYLVR; via the coding sequence ATGACGGGGATCCACGCTCTATTGGAAATTATTGTGCAATTTATTTTTATCTGGCTGGCATTTACGGCAATCCAAGGCTTTCATGTTGAACGGCTGTTTAAGCGGCCGCCGCGAACGCTGCCGTTAGCGATTGTGCTATTGTCAACTGCAATTGGCTTCCTGTGTGCCAACTTCTTTTTAGGGATCTTAACGGCAATTGGTAACCTGACTTACTTGGTTCGCTGA
- the atpA gene encoding F0F1 ATP synthase subunit alpha: MSIKTEEISSLIKKQLANYQNQVSVEETGTVTYVGDGVARADGLENVMAGELLEFSNGVYGMAQNLESNDVGIVILGDFSGIREGDTVKRTGRIMEVPVGDELLGRVVDPLGRPIDGLGEIKTTKTRPIERKAPGVMERKSVSVPLQTGIKVIDALVPIGRGQRELIIGDRKTGKTAIALDTIINQKDQDVICIYVAIGQKESTVRANVETLRRYGALDYTIVVSASASNPAPMLYIAPYAGAAMGEEFMFGGKDVLIIYDDLSKQADAYRELSLILRRPPGREAYPGDIFYTHSRLLERAARLSDDLGGGSMTALPIIQTQAGDVSAYIPTNVISITDGQIFLDSDEFYAGQRPAIDAGTSVSRVGGDAQVKAMKKVAGTLRLDIASYNELASFAQFGSDLDEATQAKLARGQRTMEVLKQGLHEPQTVSQQVVTLFALSHGFIDKIPLADVQRYESELAAYMHANHQDLYDSIQKTGKLPEGDDLLNAVADFTKSFQTSDDQQKAAEK; the protein is encoded by the coding sequence ATGAGCATTAAAACTGAGGAAATCAGTTCACTCATCAAGAAACAGCTTGCCAACTACCAAAACCAAGTTTCCGTTGAAGAAACTGGGACGGTAACCTACGTTGGTGATGGTGTTGCTCGTGCTGACGGCTTGGAAAACGTCATGGCTGGTGAGTTGCTCGAATTTAGCAACGGTGTTTACGGGATGGCCCAAAACCTCGAAAGTAATGATGTTGGTATCGTTATTTTAGGTGACTTCAGCGGCATTCGTGAAGGTGACACTGTTAAACGGACGGGTCGAATCATGGAAGTGCCCGTCGGTGATGAATTACTGGGACGGGTTGTTGATCCCCTTGGTCGTCCAATTGACGGCCTGGGTGAAATCAAGACGACCAAGACGCGTCCAATTGAACGGAAGGCTCCAGGGGTTATGGAGCGGAAGAGTGTTAGCGTTCCTCTGCAAACCGGGATTAAGGTGATTGATGCCTTGGTTCCAATTGGTCGGGGTCAGCGTGAGTTGATCATTGGTGACCGGAAGACCGGGAAGACCGCGATTGCTCTTGATACAATCATTAACCAGAAGGACCAGGACGTAATTTGTATTTACGTTGCCATTGGGCAGAAGGAATCAACTGTCCGGGCGAACGTAGAAACCCTGCGTCGTTACGGTGCCTTGGATTACACGATCGTTGTTTCCGCTAGTGCATCTAACCCAGCACCAATGCTGTACATTGCGCCATATGCCGGTGCAGCGATGGGTGAGGAGTTCATGTTCGGCGGCAAGGATGTCCTGATTATTTATGATGACCTTTCCAAGCAGGCCGATGCCTACCGTGAACTTTCCCTGATTTTGCGGCGGCCACCAGGTCGTGAAGCCTACCCAGGTGATATCTTCTACACCCACTCACGGTTGCTGGAACGGGCTGCCCGCTTGTCAGATGACCTTGGCGGTGGTTCAATGACTGCCCTGCCAATTATTCAGACCCAAGCGGGGGACGTTTCTGCTTACATTCCAACGAACGTTATTTCCATCACCGATGGTCAGATTTTCTTGGATTCCGACGAATTCTACGCCGGTCAGCGGCCAGCCATTGATGCCGGGACTTCCGTTTCCCGGGTTGGTGGTGACGCCCAAGTAAAGGCAATGAAGAAGGTTGCCGGGACCCTGCGTTTGGATATCGCTTCCTACAACGAATTGGCATCCTTTGCCCAGTTCGGTTCTGACCTGGATGAAGCGACCCAGGCTAAGCTGGCCCGTGGTCAACGGACGATGGAAGTCCTGAAGCAGGGCCTGCACGAACCACAAACGGTTAGTCAACAGGTTGTAACCCTGTTTGCCCTGTCACACGGGTTCATTGATAAGATTCCGTTGGCGGACGTTCAGCGTTACGAAAGCGAATTAGCTGCGTACATGCACGCCAATCACCAGGACCTTTACGACAGTATTCAAAAGACCGGGAAGTTGCCAGAAGGCGATGACCTGCTGAACGCGGTAGCTGACTTCACCAAGTCCTTCCAGACCAGTGATGACCAGCAAAAAGCTGCTGAAAAGTAA
- the atpH gene encoding ATP synthase F1 subunit delta, producing MSLDKKTVARRYARALFELVDADNEIDQTYQELIALRQVFEDNEGLEGALAGVQMSFADKKALVNALQEGASQYVQNLIQMLFDYGRIDCLVAIIDEFERRYDQRNKRMHADVVTAIQLDKQQRDQLADNLAKRFGANEVVLNEHVDPAILGGVIVHADHKTLDGSLSSKIKQIRRLLVR from the coding sequence ATGAGTCTTGATAAGAAGACGGTCGCCCGCCGCTATGCCCGGGCACTGTTTGAATTGGTCGATGCAGACAACGAAATCGATCAGACTTATCAAGAATTGATTGCTTTACGCCAAGTCTTTGAGGACAACGAGGGGTTAGAGGGCGCCTTAGCGGGTGTTCAGATGTCCTTCGCCGATAAAAAAGCCCTGGTCAATGCTTTGCAAGAGGGAGCTTCCCAGTACGTGCAAAACCTGATTCAGATGCTTTTTGATTACGGCCGCATTGATTGCCTGGTCGCAATTATTGATGAGTTTGAACGGCGGTATGACCAGCGTAACAAGCGGATGCATGCCGACGTTGTTACAGCGATCCAACTCGATAAACAACAACGGGACCAGCTCGCGGATAACCTGGCCAAGCGTTTCGGCGCGAACGAGGTTGTCTTAAACGAGCATGTCGATCCTGCAATTTTAGGTGGGGTTATCGTCCACGCGGATCATAAGACGCTTGACGGTAGTCTCAGCTCAAAGATTAAGCAAATTCGTCGTTTACTAGTTAGATAA
- a CDS encoding F0F1 ATP synthase subunit epsilon, whose protein sequence is MADSKFKVTIITPDGTVYNNDEATMIVMNTAGGQMGIMANHVPLLASLEISVVRIKHAEGEDEVAAVNGGIIQFDGHEALIAADSAELPERIDVERAQSAKERSEEAIKEAKARHDSDELARAEVHLKRAINRLNASKYSNKE, encoded by the coding sequence ATGGCTGATAGTAAATTTAAGGTCACGATTATTACTCCTGATGGCACCGTCTACAACAATGACGAGGCGACGATGATTGTCATGAACACCGCTGGTGGGCAAATGGGAATCATGGCGAACCACGTGCCATTGCTTGCTTCTCTGGAAATCAGTGTTGTTCGGATTAAGCATGCTGAAGGCGAAGACGAAGTCGCTGCAGTCAACGGCGGGATCATCCAGTTTGATGGTCACGAGGCGTTGATTGCCGCGGATAGTGCTGAATTGCCCGAACGAATTGATGTCGAACGAGCCCAAAGTGCGAAGGAACGGTCAGAAGAAGCCATTAAGGAAGCCAAGGCTCGCCATGATAGTGACGAACTGGCGCGGGCGGAAGTCCACCTTAAACGGGCAATTAACCGTTTGAACGCATCAAAGTACAGCAATAAAGAATAA
- a CDS encoding F0F1 ATP synthase subunit gamma, whose product MPASLAAVKHKIESTRSTRQITSAMQMVSTAKLNQIQHHTQTYEVYAEKVKQMLADLVKSHSATSAASQDDVYAALFKKRPVKKTGIFVVTSDRGLVGSYNSNIIKQTLALMDEHKLNKDNTVFLTIGKTGTEFFKKRGMNIIYQYTGVTDVPTFRKALPIVRTAVQMYNDQVFDEMYLVYSHYVNRISSKVIAHKVLPITEDSLLDAAGNLPDKKSALDNSDVTSAHVSAEYEFEPSDTVIVSALVAQYAESLIYGALLDAKTSEHSSSANAMRSATDNADDIISTLELQYNRARQAAITTEITEITGGMTAQE is encoded by the coding sequence GTGCCAGCTTCACTTGCTGCAGTTAAACATAAAATTGAGTCGACACGGAGTACCCGGCAGATCACCTCTGCCATGCAGATGGTCTCAACTGCCAAACTGAATCAAATTCAACACCATACTCAAACCTACGAAGTCTATGCGGAGAAGGTTAAGCAGATGTTGGCTGATCTGGTTAAATCTCACAGTGCCACATCTGCCGCCTCTCAGGACGATGTTTACGCTGCACTATTTAAAAAGCGTCCAGTAAAGAAGACTGGAATCTTTGTGGTCACCTCAGACCGGGGCTTGGTAGGGAGCTATAACAGTAACATTATCAAGCAAACCCTGGCACTGATGGATGAACACAAGCTGAACAAGGACAACACCGTTTTTCTGACGATTGGTAAAACCGGGACGGAATTCTTCAAGAAGCGCGGAATGAACATCATTTACCAGTACACCGGAGTGACCGATGTGCCGACGTTCCGCAAAGCCTTGCCGATTGTCCGGACCGCAGTCCAAATGTACAATGACCAAGTATTTGATGAAATGTATCTGGTTTACAGTCACTACGTTAACCGGATTTCATCCAAGGTGATTGCACACAAGGTTTTACCGATTACCGAAGACTCCCTGCTGGATGCGGCAGGCAACCTGCCAGATAAGAAGTCCGCACTGGATAACAGTGACGTTACTTCTGCCCACGTCTCAGCTGAATACGAGTTTGAACCGTCAGATACGGTGATTGTTTCTGCACTGGTTGCCCAGTATGCAGAAAGCTTGATTTATGGTGCACTGCTGGATGCCAAGACATCCGAGCATTCCTCAAGTGCGAATGCAATGCGTTCCGCTACTGATAATGCTGATGACATTATTTCAACGCTGGAATTGCAGTATAACCGTGCACGGCAAGCAGCCATCACCACCGAAATTACCGAAATTACCGGTGGGATGACTGCCCAAGAATAA